Genomic segment of Streptomyces zhihengii:
CGGGCGTCGCCCTCGCGCAGCTCCACCGTCAGCACACCAGGCCGCCCCATGTCGGCGCCCTGGTGCAGGGTGAGCACGGACGACGCGGGGACGAGGCCGAACTCCCGCGCGTAGGCGCCGAAGGCACCGGCCGCCGCGCCCGTCGCCGGATCCTCCACGACGCCGCCCACCGGGAACGGGTCGCGGACGTGGAAGACGGTGCGGGACTCCCGCCACACCAGTTGCACGGTGGTCAGCTCCAGCCGGTGCATCAGCGCTTCGAGGCGGGCGAAGTCGTAGGAGAGGTCCGCCAGCCGCTCCCTGGTGGCCGCCCCGAGCACGAGATGGCGGGCGCCCGCGAAGGCGATGCGCGGCGGCAGGGTCGGGTCGAGGTCGCCCGCGGGCCAGTCGAGGGCGGCGAGCGCCTCGGCGAGGTCGGCGTCACCGATCTGCTCGGTGTGCGGCTCGACGGTGGTGAGCGTGGCCCGCAGCACGCCGTCGTCCTCGGTCACGCTCACCGGCACCGTGCCGGCGGGCGTGGCGAACAACAGGTCGCCGGGGCCGATGCGTTCGGCGAGCGCGACGGACGCCGCCACGGTGGCGTGACCGCAGAACGGGACCTCCGCCTTCGGGCTGAAGAAGCGGAGCGTGAAGGCGCGCCCGGGCGTGCCGCCGAGGTCCTCGGGCGGGTCGGTGAGGAAGGCGGACTCGCTGTAGCCGAGGCGGGCGGCGACGGCGAGCATGGCGTCGTCGTCGAGCCCCGCCGCGTCCAGCACCACGCCGGCTCGGTTGCCGCCGGCGGGGTCGGCG
This window contains:
- a CDS encoding PhzF family phenazine biosynthesis protein — translated: MTTEPEVLHYTAFSADPAGGNRAGVVLDAAGLDDDAMLAVAARLGYSESAFLTDPPEDLGGTPGRAFTLRFFSPKAEVPFCGHATVAASVALAERIGPGDLLFATPAGTVPVSVTEDDGVLRATLTTVEPHTEQIGDADLAEALAALDWPAGDLDPTLPPRIAFAGARHLVLGAATRERLADLSYDFARLEALMHRLELTTVQLVWRESRTVFHVRDPFPVGGVVEDPATGAAAGAFGAYAREFGLVPASSVLTLHQGADMGRPGVLTVELREGDARVRVSGTGTRIA